One genomic region from Nocardia vinacea encodes:
- a CDS encoding branched-chain amino acid aminotransferase yields MTVAAQFTHVPHPAPTPAQRVQEILAAPGFGRFFTDHMVSIDYTEGEGWGNARVEPYGPLAMDPATMVFHYGQAIFEGLKAYRQNDGSISCFRIDANATRFRKSARRMAMAELPEELFIESVRQLLEVDSGWVPAAGGEESLYLRPFMFATEAGLGVKPASAYKYLLLGSPAGAYFPRGVKPVRVWLSTEYVRAAPGGTGEAKVAGNYAASLLAQAQASEKGCDQVVWLDACERRYVEEMGTNNLFFVFGSGSEARLVTPELSGSLLPGITRDSLLTLAADSGYVVEERKVSVEEWRKGAESGEITEVFACGTAAVITPVGWVRSADGEFAVGGGEPGEVTMALRDTLTGIQRGTFADIHGWMRGM; encoded by the coding sequence ATGACCGTTGCCGCACAGTTCACCCATGTTCCGCATCCCGCGCCAACCCCGGCGCAGCGGGTACAGGAGATTCTGGCGGCACCGGGCTTCGGACGCTTCTTCACCGACCACATGGTCTCCATCGACTACACCGAGGGCGAAGGCTGGGGCAATGCCAGGGTCGAGCCGTACGGGCCGTTGGCGATGGATCCGGCGACGATGGTGTTCCACTACGGCCAGGCCATCTTCGAGGGTCTGAAGGCCTATCGGCAGAACGACGGCAGCATCTCCTGCTTCCGCATCGACGCGAATGCGACGCGCTTCCGCAAGTCCGCGCGCCGGATGGCGATGGCGGAACTGCCCGAGGAACTATTCATCGAATCCGTGCGTCAACTGCTCGAGGTCGACAGCGGCTGGGTGCCCGCGGCCGGTGGTGAGGAGTCGCTGTACCTGCGGCCGTTCATGTTCGCGACCGAGGCCGGGCTCGGCGTGAAGCCCGCCTCCGCCTACAAATACCTGCTGCTGGGATCGCCTGCGGGCGCGTACTTCCCGCGCGGTGTGAAGCCGGTGCGGGTCTGGCTGTCGACCGAATACGTACGGGCGGCACCGGGCGGTACCGGTGAGGCGAAGGTCGCCGGCAACTACGCGGCCTCGCTGCTCGCCCAGGCACAGGCCTCCGAGAAGGGCTGCGATCAGGTCGTCTGGCTCGATGCCTGTGAGCGTCGCTATGTCGAGGAGATGGGTACCAACAACCTGTTCTTCGTCTTCGGCTCCGGTTCCGAGGCGCGGCTGGTCACCCCGGAACTGTCCGGATCGCTGTTGCCCGGTATCACCCGTGATTCGCTGCTCACCCTCGCCGCCGATTCGGGCTATGTGGTTGAGGAGCGCAAGGTTTCGGTGGAGGAGTGGCGCAAGGGCGCCGAATCCGGTGAGATCACCGAGGTTTTCGCCTGCGGAACCGCCGCCGTGATCACGCCGGTCGGCTGGGTTCGCTCCGCCGATGGTGAGTTCGCCGTCGGCGGTGGTGAACCGGGCGAGGTCACCATGGCGCTGCGTGACACCCTCACCGGCATCCAGCGCGGCACCTTCGCCGATATCCACGGGTGGATGCGCGGCATGTGA
- a CDS encoding adenosylcobinamide-GDP ribazoletransferase, producing the protein MNGVRLAVSWLTVLPVRGPESVDRSAAGRAIALAPLVGVGLGAAGVGVLWVLVWGGASTAVAGLVVVAGLALITRGMHLDGLADTLDGLGSYGSPERAREILKRGDTGPFGVAAIVFAVGIQAFSFAALAQAERWFAVLLAVAVGRVVVVLACRRGIAAAPGTGFGALVAGTQHLITIALWSALAVAAGILAVPDHRWLGPAVVLVALGISALFARHCTHRFGGLSGDILGATLEISVAVTAAGLTLGT; encoded by the coding sequence ATGAACGGTGTGCGGCTTGCGGTGTCGTGGCTGACGGTGCTGCCGGTGCGCGGGCCGGAGAGTGTCGATCGGAGCGCGGCGGGGCGGGCGATTGCGTTGGCGCCGTTGGTGGGGGTGGGACTCGGGGCCGCCGGGGTCGGGGTGCTGTGGGTGTTGGTGTGGGGTGGGGCGAGTACGGCGGTCGCGGGGCTGGTGGTGGTTGCCGGGTTAGCGCTCATCACTCGGGGGATGCACCTGGATGGGTTGGCCGACACGCTGGACGGGTTGGGGTCCTATGGTTCGCCCGAGCGGGCCAGGGAGATATTGAAGCGTGGTGACACGGGGCCGTTCGGGGTGGCGGCAATTGTGTTCGCCGTTGGGATCCAAGCGTTTTCGTTCGCCGCGCTGGCCCAGGCCGAGCGTTGGTTCGCGGTGCTGCTCGCGGTGGCCGTCGGCCGAGTGGTCGTGGTCCTCGCATGTCGGCGTGGCATCGCCGCCGCGCCCGGCACCGGCTTCGGCGCATTAGTCGCCGGGACCCAGCACCTGATCACCATCGCACTCTGGTCCGCACTCGCCGTAGCCGCAGGCATACTCGCCGTCCCGGACCACCGCTGGCTCGGCCCCGCCGTTGTCCTTGTCGCCCTGGGCATTTCAGCTCTATTCGCCCGACACTGCACTCACCGCTTCGGCGGCCTCTCCGGTGACATCCTCGGCGCAACACTCGAGATATCCGTCGCCGTCACCGCCGCCGGACTAACCCTGGGCACCTGA
- the gcvT gene encoding glycine cleavage system aminomethyltransferase GcvT, with protein sequence MTDANLLQGPIHAVHVELGAKFAPFGGWEMPVSYAGTVGEHQAVRTTVGLFDVSHLGKATIRGAGAADFVNSALTNDLGRIQPGKAQYTLCCAPDGGVIDDLIAYYVGDDEIFLVPNAANTAAVVAELQKVAPEGITVTDEHREYGVFAVQGPRSTEVLNALGLPTDMEYMAYADAEWDGRRIRVCRTGYTGEHGYELLPRWADAEPLFRALVEQVRAHDGQPAGLGARDTLRTEMGYPLHGHELSLEISPVQARCGWAIGWKKAEFWGKAALEQEKSTGPRRILLGLKALDRGVLRQGQAVLRDGAPVGETTSGTFSPSLQIGIALALLDTAAVLEPGAEVEVDVRGRRLRCEVVRPPFVDTKTK encoded by the coding sequence GTGACCGATGCGAACCTGCTGCAAGGCCCGATCCATGCTGTCCACGTCGAGCTCGGGGCGAAGTTCGCGCCGTTCGGCGGATGGGAAATGCCGGTGTCGTACGCGGGGACGGTCGGCGAACATCAGGCAGTTCGCACGACCGTTGGCCTGTTCGATGTGAGTCACCTCGGCAAGGCCACTATCCGCGGCGCGGGCGCGGCGGATTTCGTGAACTCGGCGCTCACCAACGACCTCGGTCGGATCCAGCCGGGCAAGGCGCAGTACACGCTGTGCTGTGCGCCCGACGGCGGTGTGATCGACGATCTGATCGCCTATTACGTCGGCGATGACGAGATCTTCCTGGTGCCCAATGCCGCCAATACGGCGGCGGTGGTCGCGGAACTACAGAAGGTCGCGCCGGAGGGCATCACGGTGACCGACGAGCACCGCGAGTACGGGGTGTTCGCAGTGCAGGGACCGCGCTCGACGGAGGTGCTCAACGCGCTCGGGCTACCGACCGATATGGAGTACATGGCCTATGCCGACGCCGAATGGGACGGCCGCCGGATTCGGGTCTGCCGCACCGGATACACCGGCGAACACGGCTACGAACTGTTGCCGCGGTGGGCCGATGCCGAGCCGCTGTTCCGCGCGCTCGTCGAGCAGGTCCGCGCGCACGATGGGCAGCCCGCCGGGCTCGGCGCCCGCGATACGTTGCGCACCGAAATGGGTTATCCGCTGCACGGACATGAACTGTCGCTGGAGATTTCGCCCGTGCAGGCGCGCTGCGGGTGGGCGATCGGCTGGAAGAAGGCCGAGTTCTGGGGTAAAGCCGCACTCGAGCAGGAGAAGTCGACCGGTCCGCGCCGAATCCTGTTGGGGCTGAAGGCGCTTGATCGAGGTGTACTGCGCCAGGGACAGGCCGTGCTGCGTGACGGTGCGCCCGTCGGCGAAACCACCTCCGGCACCTTCTCGCCGTCGCTGCAGATCGGTATCGCCCTCGCCCTGCTCGATACTGCGGCGGTCCTCGAACCCGGCGCGGAGGTCGAGGTCGACGTGCGCGGCCGCCGCCTGCGCTGCGAGGTCGTGCGTCCGCCGTTCGTCGACACGAAGACCAAATAG
- a CDS encoding MBL fold metallo-hydrolase — MPSERLYFRQLLSGRDFAVGDPIATQMRNFAYLIGDRETGECVVVDPAYAAGDLVDIAEADGLRLTGVLATHHHPDHVGGTMLGFTLRGVRELLEKTSVPVHVNAEELSWVANVTGIAPSELTGHEHCDKVSVGAFDIELLHTPGHTPGSQCFLFDNRLIAGDTLFIDGCGRTDFPGGDSDAMFRSLRYLADLSGDPVVYPGHWYSQHPSAALSTVKDANYVMRPQTLEEWRTFMPS, encoded by the coding sequence ATGCCTTCCGAGCGTCTGTATTTTCGTCAACTGCTGTCCGGTCGAGATTTTGCCGTGGGTGATCCGATCGCGACACAGATGCGAAATTTCGCGTATCTGATCGGCGATCGGGAGACCGGCGAGTGTGTGGTGGTGGATCCGGCGTATGCGGCGGGCGATCTGGTGGATATCGCCGAGGCTGACGGGCTGCGGCTGACCGGGGTACTCGCGACCCATCACCACCCGGACCATGTCGGCGGCACCATGCTGGGATTCACCCTGCGCGGGGTGCGGGAGTTGCTGGAGAAGACCAGCGTTCCGGTGCATGTCAATGCCGAGGAACTGTCCTGGGTCGCCAATGTCACAGGCATCGCGCCGAGCGAACTCACCGGACACGAGCACTGCGACAAGGTCAGCGTCGGCGCCTTCGATATCGAGCTGCTGCACACCCCCGGCCACACCCCCGGCAGCCAATGCTTCCTGTTCGACAATCGCCTCATCGCGGGCGACACGCTCTTCATCGACGGCTGCGGCCGCACCGACTTCCCCGGCGGCGACTCCGACGCCATGTTCCGTAGCCTGCGCTACCTAGCCGACCTATCCGGCGACCCGGTCGTCTACCCCGGTCACTGGTATTCCCAGCACCCCTCCGCCGCGCTCTCCACGGTCAAGGACGCCAACTACGTCATGCGCCCGCAAACCCTGGAGGAATGGCGCACCTTCATGCCCAGCTGA
- a CDS encoding helix-turn-helix domain-containing protein yields the protein MLSKVAVVLSERLAMFEFGVVCEVFGLDRTADGLPGFDFKVCGAEPGKPLPSTTPGITVTPEFGLEELAKADLVAIPAFPASALEQGLDPRVVGAIRDASDGGAIVLTVCSGAFLAGAAGLLDGRKCTTHWRYVDQLAAQFPQATVDPDVLFVDEGNLITSAGTAAGIDACLHLVRREIGSSVANAIARRMVVPPQRDGGQRQFIERPVPECTSDSLSSTLQWMNENLDLPHTIDDLAARSMMSTRTFARRFAAETGTTPVKWLTNQRVLYAKHLLEDTDEGLEQIAAQAGFGSGALLRHHFQKVVGIAPTEYRRRFGPTEATEQRA from the coding sequence ATGCTGTCCAAGGTCGCGGTGGTGCTGTCGGAGCGCCTGGCCATGTTCGAATTCGGCGTGGTCTGTGAGGTTTTCGGGCTCGATCGGACCGCGGACGGACTGCCCGGATTCGATTTCAAGGTGTGCGGGGCCGAGCCCGGGAAGCCGCTGCCGTCCACGACTCCCGGTATCACTGTCACACCGGAGTTCGGGCTGGAGGAGTTGGCAAAGGCCGATCTGGTGGCGATTCCGGCCTTTCCCGCATCCGCCCTCGAGCAGGGGCTCGACCCGCGGGTGGTCGGCGCGATACGGGACGCGTCGGATGGTGGGGCGATCGTGCTCACCGTATGTTCCGGTGCGTTCCTGGCCGGGGCGGCCGGCCTGCTCGACGGTCGCAAGTGCACCACGCATTGGCGCTATGTCGACCAGTTGGCGGCGCAGTTTCCACAGGCCACGGTCGATCCCGATGTGTTGTTCGTCGACGAGGGCAATCTGATCACCTCGGCGGGCACGGCCGCGGGTATCGATGCCTGCCTGCATCTGGTACGCCGGGAGATCGGCAGTTCCGTCGCGAATGCGATCGCCCGCCGGATGGTGGTGCCGCCGCAGCGTGACGGCGGACAGCGCCAATTCATCGAGCGTCCGGTGCCCGAATGCACCTCCGACAGTCTCAGCTCCACGCTGCAGTGGATGAACGAAAATCTCGACCTGCCGCACACCATCGACGATCTGGCCGCCCGCTCGATGATGTCCACCCGCACCTTCGCCCGCCGCTTCGCCGCCGAAACCGGAACCACACCGGTGAAATGGCTGACCAATCAACGTGTGCTGTACGCCAAGCATCTGCTCGAGGACACCGACGAGGGACTGGAACAGATTGCCGCACAAGCCGGTTTCGGATCCGGCGCGCTGCTGCGGCATCACTTCCAGAAGGTCGTCGGTATCGCGCCGACCGAGTATCGCCGCCGGTTCGGCCCCACGGAGGCGACCGAACAGCGGGCGTGA
- a CDS encoding carbohydrate kinase family protein — protein sequence MSIAVSASIATDHLMRFPGRFADALLADQLDHVSVSFLVDDLQIRKGGVAGNIAYAMGVLNRTPLLVGAVGADFTEYGGWLEKHGVDCSTVKISDRAHTARFVCTTDDDMAQIASFYPGAMSEARDISIGELAEQHTLDLVLIGANDPEAMLRHTAECRELGIPFAADPSQQLARLDGDQAVQLIEGAAYLFTNKYEWALLLQKTGLSEEEVARKVGIRVTTLGKDGVQIVDRDGTEVTVGVVPEVDKVEPTGVGDAFRAGFLTGHTTGLSLERSAQLGSLIAVLVLETMGTQEWTLSKDDALERLTKAYGPEAAADIKPLL from the coding sequence GTGTCTATCGCCGTGTCCGCGTCCATTGCAACCGACCACCTCATGCGTTTCCCCGGACGGTTCGCCGACGCGCTGCTGGCCGATCAGCTCGACCACGTCTCGGTGAGCTTTCTCGTCGATGATCTGCAGATCCGCAAGGGCGGTGTCGCGGGCAACATCGCCTACGCCATGGGCGTATTGAACCGCACGCCGCTGCTCGTCGGCGCGGTCGGTGCCGATTTCACGGAGTACGGCGGCTGGCTGGAGAAGCACGGTGTCGACTGCTCCACGGTCAAGATCTCGGACCGGGCGCATACCGCGCGCTTCGTTTGCACCACCGATGACGACATGGCCCAGATCGCCTCGTTCTACCCGGGCGCGATGAGCGAGGCCCGTGACATCTCGATCGGCGAGCTCGCCGAGCAGCACACCCTCGACCTGGTGCTCATCGGCGCCAACGATCCCGAGGCGATGCTGCGCCACACCGCCGAATGCCGCGAACTCGGCATTCCGTTCGCCGCCGACCCGTCCCAGCAACTGGCCCGCCTCGACGGCGATCAGGCCGTGCAGCTGATCGAAGGCGCCGCATACCTTTTCACCAATAAGTACGAGTGGGCGCTGCTGCTGCAGAAGACCGGTCTGAGCGAGGAAGAGGTCGCGCGCAAGGTCGGTATCCGGGTCACCACGCTCGGCAAGGACGGCGTGCAGATCGTCGACCGCGACGGCACCGAGGTGACCGTCGGTGTGGTCCCCGAGGTTGACAAGGTCGAGCCCACCGGCGTCGGCGACGCTTTCCGCGCGGGCTTCCTGACCGGCCACACCACCGGACTCTCGCTGGAGCGTTCCGCCCAATTGGGTTCGCTCATCGCGGTTCTCGTACTCGAGACCATGGGCACCCAGGAGTGGACCCTCAGCAAGGACGATGCCCTCGAGCGCCTCACCAAGGCTTACGGTCCCGAAGCCGCCGCCGATATCAAGCCTCTGCTCTGA
- the cobT gene encoding nicotinate-nucleotide--dimethylbenzimidazole phosphoribosyltransferase — protein sequence MNCPDPKGSIVTDGFGPVVPPDAGVRVAAEQRQAQLTKPGGALGRLEILGNWVSACQGVCPPKQFERARVVVFAGDHGVARHGVSAYPSEVTAQMVANFLGGGAAVNTLAGVAGATVRVVDISVDADTDPQIAKHKVRRSSGAIDREDALSEDEIHAALAAGKAIADEEIDAGADLLIAGDMGIGNTTPATVLIATLTDTEPIAAVGRGTGVDDAGWIRKVAAIRDAMRRARPVAKDPAELLRVAAGADFAALAGFLAQAATRRTPVILDGVVVTAAALVAEDLAAGASAWWLAGHRSTEPAHALALRHLRLEPLLDLDMRLGEGSGALTALPVLRAAVATLAEMATFAEAGVSTADSAAEPEAEAEAEAEAEAEAEAETSIAAEATAQPDLRK from the coding sequence ATGAACTGCCCCGACCCGAAAGGCTCGATAGTGACAGACGGATTCGGACCGGTTGTGCCACCCGATGCGGGGGTTCGGGTGGCGGCGGAGCAGCGGCAGGCGCAGCTGACCAAACCCGGTGGGGCGCTCGGGCGGCTCGAGATACTTGGGAATTGGGTGTCGGCATGTCAGGGCGTGTGCCCGCCGAAGCAGTTCGAGCGGGCGCGGGTGGTGGTGTTCGCCGGAGATCACGGCGTTGCGCGCCACGGTGTTTCGGCATATCCGAGTGAGGTGACCGCACAAATGGTCGCCAATTTCCTCGGCGGCGGCGCAGCGGTGAATACGCTGGCCGGAGTGGCGGGTGCGACCGTGCGGGTCGTCGATATTTCCGTCGACGCCGATACCGATCCGCAGATCGCCAAGCACAAAGTGCGGCGCTCGAGCGGGGCGATCGATCGCGAGGACGCGCTCAGCGAGGACGAGATCCATGCCGCGCTGGCCGCGGGCAAGGCGATCGCCGACGAAGAGATTGATGCGGGCGCCGACCTGCTCATTGCGGGCGATATGGGCATCGGCAATACGACACCCGCCACCGTCCTCATCGCGACCCTTACCGATACCGAACCCATCGCCGCGGTCGGCCGGGGTACCGGCGTGGACGATGCGGGCTGGATCCGCAAGGTCGCCGCGATCCGCGATGCCATGCGCCGCGCCCGCCCGGTCGCCAAGGACCCGGCCGAATTGCTGCGCGTAGCCGCAGGCGCCGACTTCGCCGCCCTGGCGGGCTTCCTCGCCCAGGCCGCGACCCGACGGACTCCGGTCATCCTCGATGGCGTGGTTGTCACGGCGGCCGCCCTGGTCGCGGAGGATCTGGCCGCGGGTGCCAGCGCCTGGTGGCTCGCGGGCCACCGTTCCACCGAACCCGCGCACGCCCTCGCCCTGCGCCACCTCCGCCTCGAGCCCCTCCTCGACCTGGACATGCGCCTCGGCGAAGGATCCGGCGCCCTGACCGCCCTCCCCGTCCTCCGCGCCGCCGTGGCCACCCTCGCCGAAATGGCCACCTTCGCGGAAGCCGGCGTGAGCACAGCCGATTCGGCCGCCGAACCCGAAGCCGAAGCCGAAGCCGAAGCCGAAGCCGAAGCCGAAGCCGAAGCCGAGACCAGCATCGCCGCCGAAGCGACCGCGCAACCGGACTTGCGGAAATAG
- a CDS encoding DUF3043 domain-containing protein: MKLFRRGESSTTDESADQTAGSDGGSTAVSITKAATATEGKGRPTPKRRDAQGKRRGPVAPAPLTAKEARARRKATRGSRQDRKTASAERRLAAQDRRARMLAGEDKYLLPRDQGPVRAFVRDIVDARRNLVGLFMPMALVLILSMFVAPALQTIVTLAMLVMMFFMIAEGFLLGRIINGRVRERFPESTDTGYKLGWYAFVRASQIRKMRAPKPRVGPGDSV, encoded by the coding sequence GTGAAATTGTTCCGTCGCGGCGAGTCCAGCACCACCGACGAGAGCGCCGACCAGACGGCGGGCTCGGACGGCGGCTCGACCGCAGTCTCCATCACGAAAGCGGCCACCGCCACCGAGGGCAAGGGCCGACCGACTCCGAAACGTCGTGACGCCCAAGGCAAGCGGCGCGGCCCGGTGGCTCCGGCCCCGCTCACCGCGAAGGAGGCGCGCGCCCGGCGCAAGGCCACCCGCGGTAGCCGCCAGGACCGCAAAACGGCCTCGGCCGAGCGTCGGCTGGCGGCCCAGGACCGGCGCGCCAGGATGCTGGCCGGTGAGGACAAATACCTGCTGCCCCGTGATCAGGGTCCGGTGCGGGCGTTCGTGCGCGACATCGTCGATGCGCGACGCAACCTGGTCGGGTTGTTCATGCCGATGGCGCTGGTCCTGATCCTGTCGATGTTCGTTGCGCCCGCGCTGCAGACGATTGTGACCCTCGCCATGCTGGTGATGATGTTCTTCATGATCGCCGAGGGCTTCCTGCTCGGCCGGATCATCAACGGACGAGTGCGTGAGCGCTTCCCGGAGAGCACTGATACCGGCTACAAGCTGGGGTGGTACGCCTTCGTCCGCGCCTCGCAGATCCGCAAGATGCGGGCGCCGAAGCCGCGGGTCGGCCCCGGCGACAGTGTTTAA
- the cobU gene encoding bifunctional adenosylcobinamide kinase/adenosylcobinamide-phosphate guanylyltransferase: protein MSDRSSTSNRAHRILVLGGARSGKSAFAEVLAAEGGPVRYIATAIPDPADLDFAERIARHRDRRPADWIVLESADPATVLTAAPPAGTTLIDDIGTWLTARIDAREAWDAPRGTIAPDTDALVAAVTAYPGRLVIVTPEVGMGVIPATRSGRLFRDEIGTLNQRLAQTCDEAFLIVAGLPLRLK from the coding sequence GTGTCGGATCGCTCATCTACCAGCAACCGCGCGCACCGCATCCTCGTACTCGGCGGCGCGCGATCCGGTAAGTCGGCATTCGCGGAGGTGCTGGCGGCCGAGGGCGGCCCGGTGCGCTATATCGCCACCGCGATTCCCGATCCCGCCGATCTCGACTTCGCCGAGCGCATCGCCCGCCACCGCGACCGCAGGCCCGCGGACTGGATTGTCCTCGAAAGCGCTGATCCGGCAACAGTTCTCACCGCCGCTCCCCCGGCCGGAACCACACTGATCGACGATATCGGCACCTGGCTCACCGCCCGTATCGATGCGCGCGAGGCCTGGGATGCCCCGCGCGGCACCATCGCCCCAGACACGGACGCCTTGGTCGCCGCCGTCACTGCCTACCCCGGCCGCTTGGTGATCGTGACCCCCGAGGTAGGTATGGGCGTCATCCCCGCCACCCGCTCCGGCCGCCTCTTCCGCGACGAGATCGGCACCCTCAACCAACGCCTCGCGCAAACCTGCGACGAGGCCTTCTTGATCGTCGCCGGGCTCCCTCTCCGGCTGAAATAG
- a CDS encoding iron-sulfur cluster assembly accessory protein: MTVQDETTTHGVALTDAAASKAKALLDQEGRDDLALRIAVQPGGCAGLRYQLFFDDRSLDGDLTVDFGGVKLAVDRMSAPYVQGASIDFVDTIEKQGFTIDNPNATGSCACGDSFN; the protein is encoded by the coding sequence ATGACTGTGCAAGACGAGACGACCACCCACGGTGTGGCTCTGACCGACGCCGCCGCCAGCAAGGCGAAGGCGCTGCTCGACCAGGAGGGTCGCGACGACCTCGCCCTGCGTATCGCCGTGCAGCCGGGCGGCTGTGCGGGCCTGCGCTACCAGCTCTTCTTCGACGACCGCTCGCTCGACGGCGACCTGACCGTCGACTTCGGCGGCGTCAAGCTGGCCGTCGACCGGATGAGCGCGCCGTACGTACAGGGCGCCTCGATCGACTTCGTCGACACCATCGAGAAGCAGGGCTTCACGATCGACAACCCGAACGCGACGGGTTCCTGCGCCTGCGGCGACTCCTTCAACTGA